The following proteins are encoded in a genomic region of Brachypodium distachyon strain Bd21 chromosome 1, Brachypodium_distachyon_v3.0, whole genome shotgun sequence:
- the LOC100822795 gene encoding uncharacterized protein LOC100822795 isoform X1: MEVQAPCTFTCSYTHCSIGFAPRARLRCITRIRAAAHDQQGVGDDQPRRTSRLAADGPIPAAVAAAAAQGPSSSSSSVFGARDAELAMWEKLGALVRLSYGIGIYAAMALAGRFICHIAGIDSTGGFHPSLTALVEGLGYASPPIMVLLFILDDEVVKYSPHARAIRDVEDEELRTFFLGMSPWQFILIVAASSVGEELFYRAALQGALADIFLRGTELMKDARGIVSLSGMVPPFVPFAQTFAAAITAALTGSLYYLATAPKDPTYVVTPVMRSHNGRENIKKLFAAWYERRQMRKIYSPLLEGILAFYLGFEWIQTDNILAPMITHGIYSTVVLGHGLWKIQDHRRRLRQRIQEIRQSGSDTHQ; encoded by the exons ATGGAGGTGCAGGCCCCATGTACTTTCACCTGCTCCTACACCCACTGTTCCATCGGATTCGCCCCTCGGGCTCGCCTCCGCTGCATCACCAGGATCCGTGCCGCAGCTCATGATCAGCAGGGCGTCGGCGACGACCAACCACGCCGGACTAGTCGCCTCGCCGCCGATGGACCCATACCTGCTgccgtcgctgctgctgccgcacAAGgtcccagcagcagcagcagcagcgtaTTCGGCGCCAGGGACGCGGAGCTTGCCATGTGGGAGAAGCTAGGAGCGCTCGTCAGGCTCAGCTACGGCATTGGAATCTacgcggccatggcgctcgCCGGGAGATTCATATGCCACATTGCCGGGATCGATTCCACGGGTGGATTCCATCCGTCCCTCACCGCTCTCGTGGAGGGCCTCGGATATGCATCTCCCCCAATCATGGTGCTGCTCTTCATCCTCGACGATGAGGTTGTCAAGTATTCACCTCATGCGCGTGCCATCAGAGacgtcgaggacgaggagctccgcaccttcttcctcggcaTGTCGCCATGGCAGTTCATTCTCATCGTCGCCGCGAGCTCCGTCGGTGAGGAACTCTTCTATCGGGCTGCTCTTCAGGGGGCACTGGCTGATATATTTCTCAGAGGCACAGAGCTCATGAAAGATGCTCGAGGAATTGTATCCCTG AGCGGCATGGTGCCTCCTTTCGTTCCTTTTGCTCAAACGTTTGCAGCAGCCATCACTGCGGCCCTCACAGGATCCCTCTATTACCTTGCTACCGCCCCAAAAG ACCCTACCTATGTGGTCACACCAGTAATGCGTTCTCACAACGGCCGGGAGAATATCAAGAAACTATTTGCAG CCTGGTACGAAAGGAGGCAGATGAGGAAGATATACTCCCCTCTTCTAGAAGGAATCCTGGCTTTCTACCTTGGCTTTGAATGGATCCAG ACGGACAACATTCTAGCACCTATGATCACCCACGGCATATACTCCACCGTGGTTCTTGGCCATGGGCTATGGAAAATCCAAGACCACAGGAGAAGGTTACGACAAAGGATTCAGGAAATTAGACAAAGTGGCTCAGACACACACCAATAG
- the LOC100822795 gene encoding uncharacterized protein LOC100822795 isoform X2 produces MEVQAPCTFTCSYTHCSIGFAPRARLRCITRIRAAAHDQQGVGDDQPRRTSRLAADGPIPAAVAAAAAQGPSSSSSSVFGARDAELAMWEKLGALVRLSYGIGIYAAMALAGRFICHIAGIDSTGGFHPSLTALVEGLGYASPPIMVLLFILDDEVVKYSPHARAIRDVEDEELRTFFLGMSPWQFILIVAASSVGEELFYRAALQGALADIFLRGTELMKDARGIVSLSGMVPPFVPFAQTFAAAITAALTGSLYYLATAPKVLLYFRPYLCGHTSNAFSQRPGEYQETICSLVRKEADEEDILPSSRRNPGFLPWL; encoded by the exons ATGGAGGTGCAGGCCCCATGTACTTTCACCTGCTCCTACACCCACTGTTCCATCGGATTCGCCCCTCGGGCTCGCCTCCGCTGCATCACCAGGATCCGTGCCGCAGCTCATGATCAGCAGGGCGTCGGCGACGACCAACCACGCCGGACTAGTCGCCTCGCCGCCGATGGACCCATACCTGCTgccgtcgctgctgctgccgcacAAGgtcccagcagcagcagcagcagcgtaTTCGGCGCCAGGGACGCGGAGCTTGCCATGTGGGAGAAGCTAGGAGCGCTCGTCAGGCTCAGCTACGGCATTGGAATCTacgcggccatggcgctcgCCGGGAGATTCATATGCCACATTGCCGGGATCGATTCCACGGGTGGATTCCATCCGTCCCTCACCGCTCTCGTGGAGGGCCTCGGATATGCATCTCCCCCAATCATGGTGCTGCTCTTCATCCTCGACGATGAGGTTGTCAAGTATTCACCTCATGCGCGTGCCATCAGAGacgtcgaggacgaggagctccgcaccttcttcctcggcaTGTCGCCATGGCAGTTCATTCTCATCGTCGCCGCGAGCTCCGTCGGTGAGGAACTCTTCTATCGGGCTGCTCTTCAGGGGGCACTGGCTGATATATTTCTCAGAGGCACAGAGCTCATGAAAGATGCTCGAGGAATTGTATCCCTG AGCGGCATGGTGCCTCCTTTCGTTCCTTTTGCTCAAACGTTTGCAGCAGCCATCACTGCGGCCCTCACAGGATCCCTCTATTACCTTGCTACCGCCCCAAAAG TTCTTCTTTATTTCAGACCCTACCTATGTGGTCACACCAGTAATGCGTTCTCACAACGGCCGGGAGAATATCAAGAAACTATTTGCAG CCTGGTACGAAAGGAGGCAGATGAGGAAGATATACTCCCCTCTTCTAGAAGGAATCCTGGCTTTCTACCTTGGCTTTGA